The Syntrophorhabdaceae bacterium genome window below encodes:
- a CDS encoding response regulator: protein MATGRKFHVLVVDNGEDTVATTTSMLEQLGYSAQAETASLAGLKAFSQDPDKFDLAIVEPAMPGQTRPGLAALGSMRRGSPVTPELTGLELAVRFRRIRQGFPVLLYTGCIEPPLAEEIKAAGFAEVIPKPLGLKELDEAVRKGLRSYFPGVR from the coding sequence ATGGCCACCGGACGAAAATTCCATGTTTTGGTCGTAGATAACGGAGAGGATACGGTGGCAACAACCACCTCGATGCTCGAACAGTTAGGCTATAGCGCGCAGGCTGAGACGGCGAGCCTGGCGGGGTTAAAAGCCTTTTCCCAGGATCCCGACAAATTCGACCTCGCTATCGTTGAACCCGCTATGCCGGGGCAGACACGACCAGGGCTTGCCGCCCTCGGGAGTATGCGAAGGGGCTCTCCTGTTACACCTGAGTTGACAGGACTCGAGCTTGCAGTGCGTTTCAGGCGCATAAGGCAAGGTTTTCCGGTTCTCCTCTATACAGGATGCATCGAGCCGCCTCTGGCAGAAGAGATAAAGGCTGCCGGGTTTGCCGAGGTCATTCCTAAGCCGTTGGGGTTGAAGGAACTGGACGAAGCGGTGAGAAAGGGATTACGCTCGTATTTCCCCGGTGTCCGCTGA
- the hflX gene encoding GTPase HflX, with product MDISKEMSRQIGLLINRRGVIEYVIVGDNRRIEIPPLSTERTGRARFRGVRFIHTHLKGELLSREDLTDLALLQLDLVACITEMRGERTEAIHVGYLVPENNEGKAWDFMEPGPVSEFNLDFTEFITELENEFVRERGKLYMTKEKQDRCIIVSLVMPRREKNVDDYIAEMKDLCYSAGITVLDVVIQRPKELHPRYLVGRGKVEEIVMKCQQLGADLLVFDEELTPGQIKNISGITELKVIDRNQLILDIFAGRANTTESKIQVELAQLRYILPRLTEKSTTFSRLMGGIGGRGPGEQKLEVDRRRIRDRIAFLERRLTQIRKVRDKKRERRRASSIPIVSIVGYTNSGKSTLLNLLTKSTVEVEDKPFSTLNPTTRMVKYPERKRIILTDTVGFITRLPEVLLRAFMATLEELEDAHLLLHLVDMSAPDFEDRISSVENVIDGLGLSHKKALIVFNKIDKADRALIPNVERRYNAVSISSLKKEGIDRLIAAIETALGDENLAVN from the coding sequence ATGGACATATCGAAAGAGATGTCACGTCAGATCGGTCTTCTCATCAACCGCCGGGGCGTCATCGAATACGTCATAGTCGGCGATAACCGCCGCATCGAGATCCCCCCGCTTTCGACGGAGAGGACAGGGCGGGCCCGCTTCAGAGGGGTAAGGTTCATTCACACCCATTTAAAGGGCGAGCTTCTTTCCCGCGAGGACCTGACGGACCTCGCCCTCCTTCAGCTCGACCTCGTCGCCTGCATTACCGAGATGAGAGGGGAGAGGACAGAGGCGATCCATGTCGGGTATCTCGTACCCGAAAACAATGAGGGCAAGGCCTGGGATTTCATGGAACCCGGCCCGGTGTCGGAGTTCAACCTCGACTTCACCGAATTCATCACGGAACTGGAGAATGAATTTGTCAGGGAACGGGGCAAACTCTACATGACAAAGGAGAAACAGGACCGCTGCATCATCGTGAGCCTCGTCATGCCCCGCAGGGAAAAGAATGTCGATGATTACATCGCCGAGATGAAGGACCTCTGTTACTCGGCGGGGATCACCGTCCTCGATGTCGTGATACAGCGGCCCAAAGAGCTCCATCCCCGGTACCTGGTCGGAAGGGGAAAGGTCGAGGAGATCGTCATGAAGTGCCAGCAGCTCGGGGCGGACCTTCTCGTTTTCGACGAAGAATTGACGCCCGGCCAGATAAAGAACATATCGGGGATAACAGAGTTGAAGGTCATCGACCGCAACCAGCTTATCCTCGACATTTTTGCCGGCAGGGCCAACACCACGGAGTCGAAGATACAGGTGGAGCTTGCCCAGCTGCGCTACATTCTCCCTCGCCTCACCGAGAAGAGCACGACATTTTCGCGGCTCATGGGAGGGATCGGGGGCCGCGGCCCGGGCGAGCAGAAGCTGGAGGTGGACCGCCGCAGGATAAGGGACAGAATAGCCTTTCTGGAACGCAGGCTCACACAGATACGAAAGGTCCGGGACAAGAAAAGGGAGCGCAGACGCGCATCCTCCATCCCCATCGTCTCTATCGTGGGCTATACGAATTCCGGCAAATCGACACTCCTCAATCTTCTCACAAAAAGCACGGTGGAGGTCGAGGACAAGCCTTTCTCCACCCTCAACCCGACGACACGGATGGTCAAATATCCCGAGCGTAAGAGGATAATCCTCACCGATACCGTCGGCTTCATAACCCGCCTGCCCGAGGTGCTCCTTCGCGCCTTTATGGCGACACTCGAGGAACTCGAAGACGCCCATCTCCTCCTTCACCTTGTCGATATGAGCGCCCCCGATTTCGAAGACCGCATCTCCTCCGTGGAGAATGTCATTGATGGCCTGGGTCTTTCACACAAAAAAGCGCTCATCGTCTTCAACAAGATAGACAAGGCGGACCGTGCCCTTATTCCCAACGTGGAGAGACGGTACAATGCCGTCTCCATATCATCGTTGAAAAAGGAAGGCATTGACCGCCTGATCGCAGCGATCGAGACCGCGCTCGGCGACGAGAACCTTGCAGTGAATTGA
- a CDS encoding phospholipase D family protein yields MSKKYLFLLLLLAALGSLPFGAGGGEFGKDANIGLCFTPGGSCTDRIIREIASARSEILIQAYSFTSAPIAKALVDAHKRGIKVVAILDKSQRTAKYTSATFLANMRIPTYIDGKHAIAHNKVIIIDAATTITGSFNFTKAAQEKNAENLLIIRSGEIARAYRENWHDHLKHSERYEPRY; encoded by the coding sequence ATGAGCAAAAAGTATCTTTTTCTTCTCCTTCTTCTCGCGGCCCTGGGATCGCTCCCCTTTGGCGCAGGCGGCGGGGAGTTCGGCAAGGATGCCAACATCGGCCTTTGCTTCACACCTGGCGGCTCCTGCACCGACAGGATAATCCGGGAGATCGCATCGGCGCGCTCGGAGATACTCATCCAGGCCTATTCCTTCACATCCGCCCCCATTGCGAAGGCACTCGTCGACGCCCACAAGCGCGGCATCAAGGTCGTCGCCATCCTCGACAAGAGTCAGCGCACGGCAAAATACACCTCCGCCACATTCCTGGCGAACATGAGGATACCGACATACATCGATGGCAAACACGCGATCGCCCACAACAAGGTCATCATCATAGACGCCGCCACAACGATAACGGGCTCCTTCAATTTCACGAAGGCCGCCCAGGAGAAGAACGCCGAGAACCTTCTCATTATCAGGTCGGGAGAGATTGCCAGGGCCTACCGTGAAAACTGGCATGACCACCTAAAGCATTCGGAGCGATACGAACCGAGGTACTAG
- a CDS encoding transcription termination/antitermination NusG family protein, which produces MDTRNWYVVSTKARNEERAALNLAQGGIDVLAPKLKFKRWREGKFTEIVEPMFPGYIFVKFHPVDEFRLVKYTRGIKTIVNFNGRIIPLQDRLIDFIRERLIEGVATVEKQSFRKGEQIVIQEGPFKGFSGIFEQELDGKERIAILLEGVDYCARMEIDRELVVKA; this is translated from the coding sequence ATGGATACAAGGAACTGGTATGTCGTCAGCACAAAAGCCAGAAACGAGGAACGTGCGGCATTGAACCTTGCCCAGGGCGGCATCGATGTGCTGGCCCCGAAACTCAAGTTCAAACGCTGGCGGGAGGGAAAGTTCACGGAGATCGTCGAACCCATGTTCCCCGGGTATATCTTCGTTAAGTTCCATCCCGTGGATGAGTTTCGGCTCGTCAAGTACACACGCGGCATAAAGACCATTGTCAATTTCAACGGCCGCATAATCCCCTTGCAGGACAGGCTCATCGATTTCATTCGGGAACGTCTTATTGAAGGCGTGGCGACGGTAGAGAAACAGAGCTTCCGCAAAGGAGAGCAGATCGTCATCCAGGAAGGTCCCTTCAAAGGGTTCAGCGGCATTTTCGAACAAGAACTTGACGGCAAGGAAAGGATTGCCATCCTCCTTGAAGGCGTCGACTATTGCGCGCGCATGGAAATAGACCGCGAACTGGTGGTAAAGGCATGA
- a CDS encoding PilZ domain-containing protein, translated as MRRNDKKSLIVLREKHQVDQYIREITGQNMPVKVVIDETIVLDDCRLVFREGEKKSLVILAALAPGEYPETGRATVTCAGDSLLYTFGTKILSIELAEHRRMHLTIQYPDRVTRRERRKYVRVQPSGAYPVAARLVFANGAAIDVKPVDISGGGISFMMTEPVSRFKSGDAVDLTITVPTLGDMHARAFVRSVVHLMDLTRIGVEFCSISDDVAKSIAEYVAERERQMRQEIFEEG; from the coding sequence ATGAGAAGGAACGACAAAAAAAGTCTCATCGTTCTCCGCGAAAAACACCAGGTAGATCAATATATCCGGGAGATAACGGGGCAGAACATGCCCGTGAAGGTCGTCATCGACGAAACCATCGTACTTGACGATTGCCGGCTTGTTTTCCGGGAAGGCGAGAAAAAGTCTCTCGTTATCCTGGCGGCCCTGGCGCCGGGGGAATACCCGGAAACGGGACGGGCCACGGTCACCTGTGCCGGTGACAGTTTGCTTTACACCTTTGGGACAAAGATCCTTTCTATTGAACTGGCCGAGCATCGCCGCATGCATCTGACCATCCAGTATCCCGACAGGGTCACAAGAAGGGAGAGACGGAAGTACGTCAGGGTCCAGCCATCGGGAGCATATCCTGTAGCAGCGCGTCTTGTCTTTGCCAACGGCGCCGCCATCGACGTGAAGCCCGTGGATATAAGCGGCGGCGGCATATCATTCATGATGACGGAACCGGTGAGCCGTTTCAAATCGGGTGACGCCGTCGACCTGACCATCACCGTCCCCACTCTGGGAGACATGCACGCACGGGCCTTTGTCAGGAGTGTCGTCCATCTCATGGACCTGACCCGGATCGGAGTCGAGTTTTGCTCGATATCCGACGATGTCGCGAAGAGCATCGCGGAATATGTGGCCGAGCGGGAACGGCAGATGCGTCAGGAGATCTTCGAGGAAGGCTAG
- the ftcD gene encoding glutamate formimidoyltransferase: protein MKKIIETVPNFSEGRNQKKIERILDCFSGVKGVRLLDHHKDKDHNRLVVTAAGEPARIKKTVIDAVGVAVRTIDLRRHRGEHPRMGAADVIPFIPVRGISMEEAVVLSVEVAKEIWRSFRVPVFLYEESAVDRERKNLPDIRRGGFEGMSEKLKDPKWKPDFGDAAIHPTAGVVAVGARNPLVAFNVNLDTGSMAIAAAIAGAVRHQGGGLRYCRAIPIDLKQRGIVQVSMNMTNYARTPLYRALELVRTEARRYGVNVIGSEIVGLVPSDAIVESAAYYMGLEDFTADQILENKLCD, encoded by the coding sequence ATGAAAAAGATCATTGAGACGGTACCCAATTTCAGCGAGGGGCGCAATCAAAAAAAGATCGAGAGGATCCTTGATTGCTTCAGCGGCGTCAAGGGGGTCAGACTTCTTGACCATCATAAGGACAAAGATCACAACCGCCTGGTCGTGACCGCAGCCGGTGAGCCGGCACGAATAAAGAAGACGGTGATCGACGCGGTCGGGGTGGCCGTCAGGACCATCGATCTGCGCAGGCACAGGGGGGAACATCCCCGCATGGGTGCCGCTGACGTCATACCCTTCATTCCCGTCAGGGGTATATCCATGGAAGAAGCCGTCGTGCTGTCGGTGGAAGTTGCCAAAGAGATCTGGAGGAGCTTTCGCGTGCCCGTATTTCTCTATGAAGAATCGGCGGTTGATCGTGAACGAAAGAATCTTCCCGATATTCGCAGGGGAGGATTCGAGGGCATGTCGGAGAAGCTCAAAGATCCAAAATGGAAACCCGATTTTGGGGATGCCGCGATACACCCCACCGCCGGAGTCGTGGCCGTTGGAGCCAGAAATCCTCTTGTGGCGTTCAACGTTAATCTTGATACCGGCAGCATGGCCATTGCGGCCGCCATCGCCGGGGCGGTACGTCACCAGGGCGGGGGACTGCGCTACTGCCGGGCCATACCCATCGACCTGAAGCAGCGGGGCATTGTCCAGGTTTCAATGAACATGACGAATTATGCCAGGACCCCCCTCTATCGGGCCCTTGAACTGGTCAGAACGGAGGCAAGGCGCTACGGTGTTAATGTCATCGGCAGCGAGATAGTAGGCCTCGTTCCCTCCGACGCGATAGTCGAGAGCGCCGCCTACTACATGGGCCTCGAAGACTTCACCGCAGACCAGATCCTGGAAAACAAACTCTGCGACTGA
- a CDS encoding ATP-binding protein: MEGHNGTTDNTVQGRYQVLGEYAAQASMDSIDGFIEFASTHARQRGFTDDRVEEVRRVLTETLTNIVTFTFDNEPGEIKLSCNLDKFGKYVLALVDSGKPFNMLLEDDPFIGSLGPTPDTPRPTTRTMKRFSSNIEYKRLENRNHLIITLARDMKKGKE, from the coding sequence ATGGAAGGACACAACGGCACGACTGACAATACGGTTCAGGGGCGTTACCAGGTACTCGGCGAATACGCCGCCCAGGCATCGATGGACTCCATAGACGGCTTCATCGAATTCGCTTCTACCCACGCCCGGCAGCGCGGTTTCACCGACGACCGCGTGGAGGAGGTGCGCCGTGTTCTTACGGAGACCCTGACCAACATAGTCACTTTTACTTTCGACAACGAGCCGGGAGAGATAAAGCTCTCCTGTAACCTCGACAAGTTCGGAAAGTACGTCCTTGCCCTCGTTGATTCCGGCAAGCCATTCAACATGCTCCTCGAAGACGACCCGTTCATCGGCTCCCTCGGCCCGACCCCCGACACACCCCGGCCCACCACCAGAACGATGAAACGCTTCTCCAGCAACATCGAATACAAACGCCTCGAAAACAGGAACCACCTCATAATCACGCTGGCAAGGGATATGAAGAAGGGGAAAGAGTAA
- a CDS encoding sulfite exporter TauE/SafE family protein, with the protein MSAESFCKNQAKGLVIGLAGGTFGGLAGLGGGVIMIPLMAWLAGLSQHGAHGTSLLAIVFTGLIGAVTYFFHGSVDWPAALILAASAIATARLGALYAHSLPEKKLRKAFGWFLVFVSLLLVSKGLIMGSSYHIGPVVYYVVLFATGLFTGFLSGMMGVGGGGIMIPPLVILIGMPQHLAQGTSLLAMVPGSAMGAFTHYKLGNVAKQIALGLMAGAAIGGYFGATFAHLLPELYLKFLFSIVGLWMGIRYIRS; encoded by the coding sequence ATGTCGGCGGAATCGTTCTGTAAGAATCAGGCCAAGGGCCTCGTCATCGGACTGGCAGGCGGCACCTTCGGGGGCCTTGCCGGCCTTGGAGGGGGTGTTATCATGATACCCCTCATGGCCTGGCTTGCAGGGCTGAGCCAGCACGGGGCCCACGGCACGAGCCTTCTCGCAATCGTTTTCACCGGTCTTATCGGGGCCGTTACCTATTTCTTTCACGGCTCCGTGGACTGGCCGGCGGCACTTATCCTTGCCGCGTCTGCCATCGCCACGGCCCGTCTGGGAGCACTCTACGCCCATTCACTCCCCGAGAAAAAGCTGAGAAAGGCTTTCGGCTGGTTCCTCGTCTTTGTATCCCTTCTTCTCGTTTCCAAGGGCCTCATCATGGGGTCGTCCTACCACATCGGTCCCGTCGTGTACTACGTAGTCCTCTTTGCCACGGGTTTGTTCACGGGTTTTCTCTCGGGGATGATGGGCGTCGGAGGAGGAGGCATCATGATACCACCTCTCGTTATCCTCATCGGCATGCCGCAGCACCTGGCCCAGGGCACGTCGCTGCTGGCCATGGTTCCCGGAAGCGCCATGGGCGCCTTTACGCACTACAAACTCGGCAATGTGGCAAAACAGATCGCCCTGGGGCTCATGGCAGGTGCTGCCATCGGAGGCTATTTTGGCGCCACCTTTGCTCACCTCTTGCCCGAGCTCTACCTGAAATTCCTGTTTTCTATTGTTGGGCTATGGATGGGCATAAGGTATATAAGGAGCTGA
- a CDS encoding DRTGG domain-containing protein, producing MKLREVKEVLDADVVVGHDQLDMEVEKGACADLMSDLLVYCKTGSLLLTGLANHQVVRTAEVLDAAAIVIVRGKRPFPETIKLAEELRIPILTTKYILFETVGRLYVRGMVGCIEKAGEERDFS from the coding sequence ATGAAGCTACGAGAGGTTAAAGAGGTGCTGGACGCAGACGTTGTTGTCGGCCACGACCAGCTCGACATGGAGGTGGAAAAGGGTGCCTGCGCCGATCTGATGAGCGATCTTCTCGTCTACTGCAAAACGGGAAGTCTCTTATTGACGGGGCTGGCCAATCATCAAGTCGTCCGCACGGCGGAGGTTCTCGATGCCGCCGCGATCGTCATAGTCCGCGGGAAGCGCCCCTTCCCGGAAACCATAAAGCTTGCGGAAGAGCTGCGCATCCCGATCCTGACGACCAAATACATCCTGTTTGAAACCGTCGGCAGGCTCTACGTCCGGGGCATGGTCGGCTGCATCGAAAAAGCCGGCGAAGAACGGGATTTTTCATAG
- a CDS encoding NAD(P)-binding protein, producing MVSLTIDNTKCTARENSTIIDAARENGIDIPSLGYDPRVSPPTNVEISMVEVVENGRARTVAATATAIAEGMVVTTRSPGLENFRKIYLQALLRNHYGDCLAPCVARCPAHIDIQKYLYHVANGNFVEALAVIRENNPFPSVCGRVCPHPCEAHCRRNAVDSPVNINGVKRFIGDYDSYQAVEYTPAVSPDTGHSVAVIGAGPAGLTCAYFLRSLGHKVTVLEKQEAGGGMLRWGIPYYRLPEDILDREIRAILSLDIDIQYNKELGKDFTLQSLKRDGYDAIFLGIGAQKTSRMAIPGEDLPGVMTGLDLLARLARKETPDLGDSVMVFGGGNTAMDAARSAIRLGSKKVVVAYRRTRAEMPAEDLEIEEAMEEGVEMMFLTAPVSITGDNGSLSLQCMKMVLGEPDVSGRRRPVPVEGSEFNLLCSTIVSAIGQIVDNECIARDDLTTKRGTVLTSAGTTETSIPGVFSGGDCVSGPDIAINAIGAGKRAAMQMDEYLRTGKCAPVPEPYNCSKGHWQMVPREEYKWVTPSGRLDIPTLSAETRKLSFQESTRTWEGQSAMQEASRCLSCGCTERYSCILRSHASEYGVEFDQPTPARPLPIDDNHPFIVRDPGKCILCGLCLKICREMEGSSALSFYETNNVLTIGPNDHRPLDMTVCVACGHCATACPTGALSFKPVIPQIYRALHDPDLTVVAQIAPAVRATFGQHYGIDPASVMTVLSAGLKQVGFNFVFDTCWAADLTIMEEGTEFLSRIAEGGTLPQITSCCPAWVNYCEKMAPDILPHLSSCRSPQQMFGSVMKHYFARQFRVPPERLFFVSVMPCNAKKYEARRPEFNREGISDVDAVLTTTEVITMFEERGMDPRTFNPVPVDAFFGKVSGAGIIFGASGGVAEAALRLAAEKVIGKRMEGFTYEQVRGLTGVKETTIGLGETKVRLAVVSGLQNAQDLIDRIRSGDAPYDLIEVMACPGGCINGSGNPTPKLTSDPEDRLEVLYRLDEASSIKKSQDNPTIQAIYTNWLGKPDGTLSHHNLHTTYRRRSMRVQESVEELLRDNTPIDVGVCLGTSCYLKGSFHLLEGLSAELRKRGLLDRFRIKARFCTDQCSGGPNVVVGTNVINRVDPNNPVAFIDAYLIPALGAAAGKDIKR from the coding sequence GTGGTATCATTAACGATAGACAATACTAAATGTACGGCGCGGGAGAACAGCACCATCATCGACGCGGCCCGTGAGAACGGCATAGACATACCCAGCCTGGGATACGATCCCCGGGTCAGTCCCCCGACCAACGTCGAGATCTCCATGGTGGAAGTCGTGGAGAACGGAAGGGCGCGGACAGTCGCGGCAACTGCCACGGCGATAGCTGAGGGGATGGTCGTCACGACCCGTTCACCCGGCCTTGAGAACTTCAGGAAGATATACCTCCAGGCGCTCCTGAGGAACCACTACGGGGATTGCCTCGCGCCATGCGTTGCGCGCTGCCCCGCACACATCGACATCCAGAAATATCTCTACCACGTTGCGAACGGAAACTTCGTCGAAGCACTGGCCGTCATCAGGGAAAACAACCCCTTCCCGTCGGTGTGCGGCAGGGTCTGCCCTCACCCCTGTGAGGCACACTGCCGCAGGAACGCCGTGGATTCACCCGTCAACATAAACGGGGTGAAGCGCTTCATCGGAGACTACGACAGCTACCAGGCCGTCGAGTATACGCCCGCCGTATCTCCCGATACGGGGCACAGCGTAGCCGTGATCGGCGCGGGACCCGCAGGGCTTACCTGCGCATATTTTCTGCGCTCCCTCGGACACAAGGTCACAGTATTAGAGAAACAGGAAGCCGGCGGCGGCATGCTCCGCTGGGGGATTCCCTATTACCGGCTCCCCGAGGACATCCTTGACCGGGAGATACGGGCCATTCTCAGCCTTGATATCGACATACAGTACAACAAGGAATTGGGAAAGGATTTTACCCTGCAGTCCCTGAAACGGGACGGATACGACGCCATATTCCTGGGGATAGGCGCACAGAAGACCTCCCGCATGGCCATACCCGGGGAAGATCTCCCCGGTGTTATGACGGGCCTTGACCTCCTTGCCCGCCTGGCAAGGAAGGAAACGCCGGACCTGGGTGACAGCGTTATGGTCTTCGGAGGCGGCAATACCGCCATGGACGCCGCCCGCAGCGCCATCAGGCTGGGATCGAAGAAGGTGGTCGTCGCCTATCGCCGGACGCGGGCCGAGATGCCCGCCGAGGACCTGGAGATAGAAGAGGCAATGGAAGAAGGCGTGGAGATGATGTTCCTCACCGCCCCCGTCTCCATCACAGGCGACAATGGTTCACTTTCCCTGCAATGTATGAAGATGGTTCTCGGAGAGCCCGATGTCAGCGGCCGACGCCGTCCCGTGCCCGTGGAAGGGTCCGAATTCAACCTCCTCTGTTCAACGATCGTCAGCGCCATCGGGCAGATCGTGGATAACGAGTGTATCGCCCGCGACGATCTTACAACGAAGCGCGGCACGGTCCTTACGAGTGCGGGCACGACAGAAACATCCATCCCCGGCGTCTTTTCCGGCGGCGACTGCGTGAGCGGTCCCGATATAGCCATCAACGCCATAGGCGCGGGCAAACGCGCGGCTATGCAGATGGATGAATACCTCCGCACGGGTAAATGCGCCCCCGTTCCTGAGCCATACAACTGCTCAAAGGGACACTGGCAGATGGTACCTCGTGAAGAGTATAAATGGGTGACCCCGTCGGGAAGGCTGGATATCCCCACCCTTTCTGCAGAAACGCGGAAGCTGAGCTTCCAGGAATCTACGCGGACATGGGAAGGGCAAAGCGCCATGCAGGAAGCATCCCGATGCCTGTCCTGCGGCTGCACGGAGCGCTACAGCTGCATCCTGAGAAGCCATGCGAGCGAATACGGCGTCGAGTTCGATCAGCCCACACCTGCCCGGCCCCTGCCCATCGACGACAACCACCCCTTCATAGTCCGGGACCCTGGCAAATGCATCCTTTGCGGGCTGTGTCTCAAGATATGCCGTGAAATGGAAGGCTCGTCGGCCCTGTCCTTCTATGAAACCAACAATGTCCTTACCATAGGGCCCAATGACCATCGCCCTCTCGACATGACCGTCTGCGTCGCCTGCGGCCATTGCGCTACGGCGTGTCCCACGGGCGCCCTCTCTTTCAAACCCGTCATTCCGCAGATCTACCGCGCCCTCCACGACCCCGACCTCACTGTCGTGGCGCAGATCGCCCCTGCTGTCAGGGCTACCTTCGGCCAACACTACGGCATAGACCCGGCCTCGGTCATGACCGTCCTCTCGGCGGGGCTCAAGCAAGTGGGGTTCAATTTCGTCTTCGACACGTGCTGGGCCGCGGACCTCACCATAATGGAAGAAGGAACGGAATTCTTGAGCCGCATAGCTGAAGGCGGCACCCTTCCGCAGATAACGTCCTGCTGCCCGGCATGGGTGAATTACTGCGAAAAGATGGCGCCCGACATCCTTCCCCATCTTTCCTCGTGCAGGTCCCCGCAACAGATGTTCGGCTCCGTGATGAAGCATTACTTCGCCCGGCAGTTCAGAGTCCCGCCCGAACGCCTCTTCTTCGTCTCGGTCATGCCCTGCAATGCGAAGAAGTATGAAGCGAGGAGACCCGAATTCAACCGTGAGGGCATCTCCGACGTCGACGCGGTGCTCACCACGACAGAGGTCATCACCATGTTCGAGGAGCGCGGGATGGACCCCAGAACCTTCAATCCCGTCCCGGTGGATGCATTCTTCGGAAAGGTAAGCGGCGCCGGGATCATCTTCGGCGCAAGCGGCGGCGTCGCCGAAGCGGCGCTGAGGCTGGCGGCCGAGAAGGTCATCGGCAAGAGGATGGAGGGCTTCACCTACGAGCAGGTGCGGGGACTGACAGGGGTCAAGGAAACCACCATCGGCCTCGGAGAAACAAAGGTGCGCCTCGCCGTCGTGAGCGGCCTGCAGAACGCCCAGGACCTCATTGACCGCATACGTTCCGGAGATGCCCCCTACGACCTCATTGAAGTAATGGCCTGCCCCGGGGGCTGCATCAACGGCTCGGGAAACCCGACCCCCAAACTGACGAGCGATCCCGAAGACAGGCTCGAGGTGCTCTACCGCCTTGATGAAGCCTCATCCATCAAGAAGAGCCAGGATAATCCCACCATTCAGGCGATCTATACGAATTGGCTCGGCAAGCCCGACGGGACCCTATCCCATCACAACCTCCACACCACCTACCGCCGCCGCTCCATGCGCGTGCAGGAATCCGTCGAGGAGCTTCTTCGGGACAATACCCCCATCGATGTGGGTGTCTGCCTGGGCACAAGCTGCTACCTGAAGGGGTCCTTTCATCTCCTTGAGGGACTTTCGGCGGAACTGCGTAAACGGGGCCTTTTGGATCGTTTCAGGATAAAGGCGCGTTTCTGCACCGACCAGTGTTCCGGTGGTCCCAACGTCGTGGTGGGAACAAACGTGATCAATCGCGTTGACCCCAATAACCCTGTCGCCTTCATCGACGCATATCTTATTCCGGCTCTCGGAGCGGCTGCAGGCAAAGACATCAAGCGCTAG
- a CDS encoding cold-shock protein, which translates to MSKGTVKWFNESKGFGFITKDDGVDVFVHYSSIQDSGFKSLAEGEAVDFDVVSGPKGPSASNVVKS; encoded by the coding sequence ATGTCAAAAGGTACAGTGAAGTGGTTCAATGAGTCAAAGGGTTTTGGTTTCATCACGAAGGATGACGGCGTAGATGTGTTCGTGCACTATTCTTCCATCCAGGATAGTGGTTTTAAATCTCTCGCTGAAGGCGAGGCGGTGGACTTTGATGTTGTAAGCGGCCCGAAGGGTCCCTCTGCATCAAACGTAGTGAAAAGCTAA